One genomic window of Providencia hangzhouensis includes the following:
- the rpoH gene encoding RNA polymerase sigma factor RpoH gives MTKDMQSLALVPQGSIEAYVRAANSYPMLTAEEEKELAERLHYHGDLDAAKQLILSHLRFVIHVARSYAGYGLPQADLIQEGNIGLMKAVRRFNPEVGVRLVSFAVHWIKAEIHEYVLRNWRIVKVATTKSQRKLFFNLRKNKKRLGWFNQDEVDMVAQELGVSTKDVREMESRMAAQDMAFDMSDDDDSSDFGGPVAPVLYLQDKASDFAGSIEDDNWESHATDRLADALDSLDERSQDIIRARWLDDDNKTTLQELADKYGVSAERVRQLEKNAMKKLRLAMEEDEDSEM, from the coding sequence ATGACCAAAGACATGCAATCATTAGCTCTTGTTCCACAGGGGAGTATTGAAGCCTACGTTCGGGCGGCTAACTCTTACCCGATGCTTACCGCTGAGGAAGAAAAGGAACTTGCTGAACGGCTGCATTACCATGGTGATCTGGATGCTGCAAAGCAACTGATCTTATCGCATTTGCGCTTTGTTATTCATGTTGCTCGTAGTTATGCAGGGTATGGTTTACCGCAAGCTGATTTAATTCAGGAAGGTAATATCGGCCTGATGAAAGCGGTGCGTCGTTTCAATCCTGAAGTTGGCGTTCGCCTTGTTTCCTTTGCGGTTCACTGGATCAAAGCTGAAATTCATGAATACGTTTTACGTAACTGGCGTATTGTGAAAGTCGCGACGACAAAATCGCAGCGTAAGTTATTCTTTAATTTAAGAAAGAATAAAAAACGTCTTGGTTGGTTTAACCAGGACGAAGTCGATATGGTTGCCCAAGAGTTAGGGGTAAGTACTAAAGATGTGCGTGAAATGGAATCACGTATGGCTGCACAAGATATGGCATTTGATATGTCAGATGACGATGACAGCAGTGATTTTGGTGGTCCGGTAGCCCCAGTCTTATACTTACAAGACAAAGCATCAGACTTTGCTGGCTCAATTGAAGATGATAATTGGGAAAGCCATGCAACTGATCGCTTAGCAGATGCACTAGACTCTTTGGACGAGCGTAGTCAGGATATCATCCGAGCTCGTTGGTTAGACGATGACAACAAAACAACGTTGCAAGAACTTGCTGATAAATACGGCGTTTCTGCAGAACGCGTTCGTCAGCTTGAAAAGAACGCCATGAAGAAGTTACGTTTGGCGATGGAAGAAGACGAAGACAGCGAAATGTAA
- the ftsX gene encoding permease-like cell division protein FtsX, translated as MAKNVRKSKPERAKQSKSKALKGGWKEQWRYSWLNALADMLRQPLATFLTIMVIAISLTLPSLCYIVWKNVSQAAEQWYPTPQLTVYLDKSLDEQGGQNVVTQLQALDGVDHVNYLSRDQAMSEFRSWSGFSTALDMLEENPLPAVAIITPKIDFEGSDVLTTLRDRVSQVDGIEEVRMDDSWFARLAALTGLVGKVASVIGILMIVSLFLVIGNSVRLNIFARRDTINVMKLIGATDGFIMRPFLNGGLVLGALGAIISLIMTFLLVWQLADGVAKVASVFGTQFQIEGLLWEESLLILLLSAMVGWIAAWLATLQHLRHFTPE; from the coding sequence ATGGCTAAGAATGTCCGAAAAAGTAAGCCGGAACGAGCCAAGCAATCGAAAAGTAAAGCATTAAAAGGCGGTTGGAAAGAGCAGTGGCGTTATTCGTGGTTGAATGCGCTCGCTGATATGCTTAGACAGCCTTTAGCCACCTTTTTGACTATCATGGTTATTGCCATTTCACTCACGTTACCGAGTCTTTGCTATATTGTGTGGAAAAATGTTTCGCAAGCTGCGGAGCAATGGTACCCAACACCACAACTCACTGTTTATTTGGATAAATCTCTTGATGAACAAGGTGGGCAAAATGTGGTAACGCAGTTGCAAGCGCTTGATGGGGTTGACCATGTGAATTATCTTTCACGTGACCAAGCCATGAGTGAGTTTCGCAGTTGGTCTGGTTTTAGTACTGCGCTCGACATGCTAGAGGAGAACCCACTGCCTGCGGTAGCTATAATTACGCCTAAAATTGATTTTGAAGGTTCTGATGTATTAACAACACTGCGTGATAGGGTTAGCCAAGTCGATGGCATTGAAGAAGTTCGCATGGATGATAGCTGGTTTGCACGGTTAGCCGCACTAACAGGTTTGGTGGGGAAAGTTGCTTCTGTCATTGGGATTTTAATGATTGTGTCACTGTTCCTTGTGATAGGAAATAGCGTACGGCTCAATATTTTTGCTCGCCGTGATACAATCAATGTGATGAAGTTAATTGGTGCTACCGATGGGTTTATCATGAGGCCATTTTTAAATGGTGGCCTTGTCTTGGGCGCATTAGGTGCCATTATTTCCTTGATTATGACCTTTCTACTTGTTTGGCAGTTAGCAGACGGTGTTGCAAAAGTAGCCAGTGTGTTTGGTACACAATTTCAGATTGAAGGGTTGTTATGGGAAGAGTCTTTATTGATTCTATTGTTATCGGCTATGGTTGGTTGGATAGCAGCATGGTTAGCAACACTTCAACATTTACGACACTTTACACCTGAGTAA
- a CDS encoding VOC family protein — MKLNKIHHVAIIASNFDVSKDFYCRILGLNLLEEHYRPANNSWKADLAFGEHYQIELFSFVNPPARLSYPEATGLRHLAFGVDDLDKWVAYLTEQGVACEAIRVDPYTQKRFTFFTDPDGLPLELYSD, encoded by the coding sequence ATGAAGTTAAATAAAATTCATCATGTTGCTATTATCGCATCCAATTTTGACGTCAGTAAGGATTTTTATTGCCGTATTTTGGGCTTAAATTTACTTGAAGAACATTACCGTCCAGCAAATAATTCGTGGAAAGCAGACTTAGCTTTTGGTGAGCATTACCAAATTGAGTTATTCAGTTTTGTTAATCCACCAGCGAGACTAAGTTACCCCGAAGCCACAGGGCTACGTCATTTAGCCTTCGGTGTCGATGATTTAGATAAATGGGTCGCTTATTTAACTGAACAAGGTGTGGCTTGTGAAGCAATACGGGTTGACCCCTACACGCAAAAGCGTTTTACATTTTTCACAGATCCAGATGGCTTACCGCTAGAGTTATACAGTGATTAA
- the ftsE gene encoding cell division ATP-binding protein FtsE, with translation MIRFEHVSKAYRGGRQALQGVDFHLQPGEMAFLTGHSGAGKSTLLKLICGIERPSAGHILFNGHDISRLKNREIPFLRRQIGMIFQDHHLLFDRTVYDNVAMPLIISGASTEDIRRRVSAALDKVGLLDKAKNFPIQLSGGEQQRVGIARAVVNKPTMLLADEPTGNLDGELSEGIMRLFEEFNRVGVTVLMATHDIALIERRNYRVLTLSEGRMLGGQHG, from the coding sequence ATGATTCGCTTTGAACACGTTAGTAAAGCTTATCGCGGTGGCCGCCAAGCACTCCAAGGGGTTGATTTTCATCTTCAACCTGGAGAAATGGCATTTCTAACAGGCCATTCAGGCGCAGGTAAAAGTACATTACTTAAACTGATTTGTGGTATTGAACGCCCAAGTGCGGGTCATATTTTATTCAATGGTCATGATATCAGCCGCTTGAAAAATCGAGAGATCCCGTTTCTGCGTCGGCAGATCGGGATGATTTTTCAGGATCACCACCTGCTTTTTGATCGAACGGTATATGACAATGTCGCAATGCCGCTAATCATTTCTGGTGCCAGTACCGAAGATATTCGTCGCCGAGTTTCTGCGGCATTAGATAAAGTCGGGTTATTGGACAAAGCTAAAAACTTTCCAATTCAGTTATCTGGTGGGGAGCAACAGCGTGTCGGTATTGCCCGAGCGGTAGTGAATAAGCCAACGATGTTATTAGCGGATGAACCAACAGGTAACCTTGATGGTGAATTGTCAGAAGGGATAATGCGTTTATTCGAAGAGTTCAACCGTGTAGGGGTGACCGTTTTAATGGCAACCCATGATATTGCATTGATTGAGCGCCGTAACTACCGTGTTCTTACATTAAGTGAAGGCCGTATGCTTGGAGGTCAACATGGCTAA
- the livH gene encoding high-affinity branched-chain amino acid ABC transporter permease LivH: MSDQILYFIQQLLNGLTLGSTYALIAIGYTMVYGIIGMINFAHGEVYMIGSYVSFIVIAGLMMLGIDIGWILVAAAFIAAIVVSSAYGWSIERVAYRPVRHSKRLIALISAIGMSIFLQNYVSLSQGSRDLALPSLITGQWVLGESDGFEATVTKMQLTIWVVTVLAMLALTLFIRYSKMGRACRACAEDLKMASLLGINTDRVISLTFVIGAAMAAVAGVLLGQFYGVINPYIGFMAGMKAFTAAVLGGIGSIPGAMLGGLILGVAEAMTSAYLSTEYKDVVSFGLLIGVLLIMPTGILGRPEVEKV; this comes from the coding sequence ATGTCAGATCAAATTCTCTATTTTATTCAGCAACTTCTGAATGGTTTAACCCTTGGCAGTACCTATGCATTGATAGCTATCGGCTATACGATGGTATATGGCATCATTGGGATGATTAACTTTGCCCACGGCGAAGTGTACATGATAGGTAGCTATGTCTCTTTTATTGTGATCGCAGGCTTAATGATGCTTGGGATCGATATCGGCTGGATCTTGGTTGCTGCGGCCTTCATTGCGGCAATCGTGGTCTCTAGCGCCTATGGTTGGAGTATTGAACGCGTTGCTTATCGGCCAGTTCGACATTCTAAGCGTTTGATTGCGTTGATCTCTGCGATCGGGATGTCTATTTTCCTACAAAACTACGTCAGCCTGTCACAAGGTTCGCGTGATTTAGCTCTACCCAGTTTGATCACAGGGCAATGGGTTCTAGGTGAAAGCGATGGTTTTGAAGCCACGGTGACTAAGATGCAATTGACCATCTGGGTGGTTACCGTGCTTGCGATGTTAGCTTTGACGCTATTTATTCGCTATTCAAAGATGGGAAGAGCCTGCCGAGCCTGTGCGGAAGATCTTAAAATGGCCAGCTTATTAGGTATTAATACCGATCGAGTTATTTCATTGACCTTCGTTATCGGTGCGGCAATGGCTGCTGTAGCTGGTGTACTGCTGGGGCAATTTTATGGTGTGATTAACCCATATATTGGCTTTATGGCAGGAATGAAAGCATTTACCGCGGCAGTTCTAGGGGGAATTGGGAGTATTCCGGGTGCTATGTTAGGCGGGTTAATCTTAGGCGTTGCAGAAGCAATGACCTCTGCATATTTAAGTACAGAATATAAAGATGTTGTATCATTTGGTTTATTGATAGGTGTGTTATTAATCATGCCAACCGGCATTCTGGGACGCCCGGAGGTCGAAAAAGTATGA
- the livF gene encoding high-affinity branched-chain amino acid ABC transporter ATP-binding protein LivF, which yields MLEFKKVSTHYGKIQALHQISLNIQKGEIVTLIGANGAGKTTLLSTLCGDPRASEGQVIYRGVDITQLPTSKIMREDIALVPEGRRVFSRMTVEENLAMGGFFADRQQYQERIERVYKLFPRLYERRSQRSGTMSGGEQQMLAIGRALMSQPELLLLDEPSLGLAPIIIMQIFDTIQQLREEGMTIFLVEQNANQALKLADRGYVLENGHIVLEDSGKALLANEAVRSAYLGG from the coding sequence ATGCTAGAGTTTAAAAAAGTTTCTACCCATTATGGAAAAATTCAGGCACTGCATCAGATCAGCCTGAATATTCAAAAAGGCGAAATTGTTACGCTAATCGGAGCAAATGGCGCTGGGAAAACAACGTTGCTCAGTACCCTTTGTGGCGATCCGCGAGCATCGGAAGGCCAAGTCATTTACCGAGGCGTGGATATCACTCAATTGCCCACTTCGAAAATTATGCGTGAAGACATTGCTCTAGTACCAGAAGGGCGGCGTGTATTTTCTCGTATGACTGTGGAAGAAAACCTCGCAATGGGGGGCTTTTTTGCTGATCGCCAGCAGTACCAAGAACGTATTGAGCGGGTTTATAAGCTATTTCCAAGGCTGTATGAGCGCCGAAGTCAACGTTCAGGAACGATGTCAGGTGGTGAGCAACAAATGCTAGCGATAGGCCGTGCTTTAATGAGCCAGCCAGAGCTGTTGTTGCTTGATGAGCCATCCCTAGGCCTTGCCCCCATTATCATTATGCAAATTTTCGATACAATCCAACAGCTACGTGAAGAAGGAATGACGATTTTCCTTGTCGAACAAAACGCCAACCAAGCGTTGAAGCTCGCAGACCGTGGTTATGTGTTGGAAAATGGGCATATTGTGTTAGAAGACAGCGGTAAAGCACTTTTAGCCAATGAGGCGGTTAGAAGCGCGTATCTCGGCGGCTAA
- a CDS encoding branched-chain amino acid ABC transporter substrate-binding protein: MKNMNKALLAGCIAMAFSSAGWAKEIKIAVVGAMSGPVAQYGDMEFTGARQAIADINAKGGINGNTLVAVEYDDACDPKQAVAVANKVINDGIRHVIGHLCSSSTQPASDIYEDEGVIMITPAATNADLTTRGYQMVLRTTGLDSDQGPTAAKFIMEDIKPTRIAVVHDKQQYGEGLARSVRESLNKAGVKEVMFEGVTAGDKDFSALVAKLKKENVDFVYFGGYYPEMGQILRQAKQAGLNIRFMGPEGVGNSSLSNIAGDASEGMLVTLPKRYDQVATNQPIVDAIKAKKEDPTGPFVWTTYAAIQGLTTAMERTGSIEPEDLVKDLKANPVETVMGTLSWQPNGDLKGFEFGVFEWHKDGTSTSVK; the protein is encoded by the coding sequence ATGAAGAATATGAATAAAGCATTATTAGCGGGCTGTATTGCGATGGCATTCAGTTCAGCAGGATGGGCAAAGGAAATTAAAATAGCGGTTGTTGGCGCGATGTCAGGGCCTGTGGCTCAATATGGTGATATGGAATTTACAGGTGCGCGCCAAGCGATTGCAGATATTAATGCTAAAGGTGGCATTAATGGAAACACATTAGTGGCAGTCGAATATGATGATGCTTGCGACCCAAAACAAGCGGTTGCGGTAGCAAACAAAGTCATTAACGATGGTATCCGCCATGTTATTGGGCATTTATGTTCCTCTTCAACACAGCCTGCATCCGATATTTATGAAGATGAAGGCGTCATTATGATCACCCCGGCAGCAACCAATGCGGATTTAACCACGCGTGGTTACCAGATGGTGTTGCGTACAACAGGTTTGGATTCAGACCAAGGACCAACAGCCGCTAAATTTATTATGGAAGATATCAAGCCAACCCGTATTGCTGTTGTTCACGACAAACAACAATATGGGGAAGGTTTAGCACGTTCTGTACGCGAAAGCCTCAATAAAGCCGGCGTTAAAGAAGTGATGTTTGAAGGGGTAACAGCGGGTGACAAAGACTTCTCTGCTTTAGTCGCAAAATTGAAAAAAGAGAATGTGGATTTTGTTTACTTTGGGGGATATTACCCAGAAATGGGGCAAATCTTACGCCAAGCTAAACAAGCTGGCTTGAATATTCGCTTTATGGGGCCTGAAGGCGTCGGTAACTCTTCATTATCGAATATTGCAGGTGATGCTTCGGAAGGCATGCTGGTAACTTTACCAAAACGCTATGACCAGGTCGCGACTAACCAACCGATTGTTGATGCCATCAAAGCGAAGAAAGAAGACCCAACAGGGCCATTTGTTTGGACAACTTATGCTGCTATCCAAGGTTTAACGACGGCAATGGAGCGTACTGGCAGCATCGAGCCTGAAGATTTAGTGAAAGACTTGAAAGCAAACCCGGTCGAAACGGTCATGGGAACATTAAGCTGGCAGCCAAACGGTGACCTGAAAGGGTTTGAGTTCGGTGTATTTGAGTGGCACAAAGATGGGACATCCACCTCTGTAAAATAG
- a CDS encoding high-affinity branched-chain amino acid ABC transporter permease LivM yields MRKENWINAVVASSTFFVLALFMMGLQLALDGTKLIVTVGDSVRWNWIIAGIVVIFVYQLVRPTLSKVWQGVPKKAWAIPDFDGSTTKQKILAVIIIIAAIIWPFIVSRGSVDIATLTLIYVMLGLGLNVVVGLSGLLVLGYAGFYAIGAYTFGLLNHYYGFGFWESLPIAGLTAALAGFLLGFPVLRLRGDYLAIVTLGFGEIVRILLLNNTEITGGPNGISQLPKPTFFGLEFSRTAKEGWDTFHNFFGLDYSPGDRIIFLYFVALLLVVLTLFVINRLLRMPLGRAWEALREDEIACRSLGLSPTRIKLTAFTISAAFAGFAGTLFAARQGFISPESFTFVESAFVLAIVVLGGMGSQTSVILAAIILVVSREMMRDLNQYSMLLLGALMVLMMIWRPQGLLPMKRRQMQVKKVPEGEGV; encoded by the coding sequence ATGAGAAAAGAAAATTGGATTAATGCCGTTGTTGCTTCCTCGACTTTCTTCGTGCTGGCGCTGTTTATGATGGGCTTGCAACTTGCGCTCGATGGCACAAAACTGATCGTGACAGTTGGGGATTCTGTGCGTTGGAACTGGATCATTGCTGGCATTGTGGTGATCTTTGTTTATCAATTGGTTCGCCCAACGTTGAGTAAAGTTTGGCAAGGGGTTCCTAAGAAGGCGTGGGCTATTCCTGATTTTGATGGTTCGACAACCAAGCAAAAAATCCTTGCGGTTATAATTATTATTGCTGCCATTATTTGGCCATTTATTGTTTCTCGCGGAAGCGTGGATATTGCCACCCTAACATTAATTTATGTGATGCTAGGCTTAGGGCTAAATGTGGTTGTCGGGTTATCAGGATTACTGGTTCTTGGGTATGCCGGTTTTTATGCCATCGGAGCTTATACTTTTGGTTTATTAAATCATTATTATGGTTTTGGGTTCTGGGAAAGTTTACCGATTGCAGGTTTAACCGCTGCGTTAGCGGGCTTTTTACTAGGGTTCCCTGTGCTAAGGTTACGTGGTGACTATCTTGCCATAGTGACGCTTGGCTTTGGGGAGATTGTTCGTATTTTATTACTGAATAATACCGAAATCACGGGTGGGCCAAATGGGATCAGCCAATTACCGAAACCGACGTTTTTTGGCTTGGAATTTAGCCGTACCGCGAAAGAGGGTTGGGACACCTTCCATAACTTTTTCGGCTTAGATTACAGCCCAGGTGACCGAATTATCTTCCTGTATTTTGTCGCTTTACTATTAGTGGTTTTAACCTTATTTGTTATCAATCGGTTACTGCGTATGCCATTAGGTCGTGCGTGGGAAGCATTACGCGAAGATGAAATTGCCTGCCGCTCATTAGGGTTAAGTCCAACTCGAATAAAATTAACCGCATTTACTATCAGTGCAGCCTTTGCAGGGTTTGCAGGGACGTTATTTGCCGCACGGCAAGGTTTTATCAGTCCAGAGTCTTTTACCTTTGTGGAATCGGCATTTGTGTTAGCCATCGTCGTTTTAGGAGGAATGGGTTCACAAACCTCCGTTATTTTAGCCGCAATTATCTTAGTTGTATCACGGGAAATGATGCGTGACCTTAACCAATACAGCATGCTGCTATTAGGGGCGCTAATGGTGCTGATGATGATCTGGCGACCACAAGGCCTATTACCGATGAAACGCCGTCAAATGCAGGTGAAAAAAGTCCCAGAAGGGGAGGGCGTATGA
- the ftsY gene encoding signal recognition particle-docking protein FtsY, which yields MAKDKKKGFFSWLGFGRKNEEETQQQEAQQNDNDIIKDVEKQSTHEAAVDAATAEVERQHQAEQAAIKAAEDEAERQYEAQQAEIEAATEQAEREREAKLAELQAAQEQAEQARQEAQEKKLAEEKAERERQEAEAMRIAEEEMERQRQLELAAIQAAEEAEEQRRQAELAVIQAAEEHAERERQAAEVARLAEEQAERERQAAEAARLAEEQAERERQAAEAARLAEEQAERERQAAEAARLAEEQAERERQAAEAARLAEEQAERERQAAEAARLAEEQAERERQAAEEARLAEEQAEREHQAAEEARIAEEEAEAERLRLEEEKNNSPTEQEKPKKEGFFARLKKGLLKTRQNLGSGFFGLFSGKKIDDDLFEELEEQLLIADVGVDTTRKIIDNLTAHASRKELKDAEALYGKLREEMSDILAKVDKPLVIEDKKPYVILMVGVNGVGKTTTIGKLARQYQSEGKSVMLAAGDTFRAAAVEQLQVWGERNKIPVVAQHTGADPASVIFDAIQSAQAKGVDVLIADTAGRLQNKSHLMEELKKIVRVMKKLDENAPHEIMLTLDASTGQNAVSQAKLFDDAVGLTGITLTKLDGTAKGGVIFSIADQFGIPIRYIGIGEGIEDLRPFKADDFIEALFAREE from the coding sequence ATGGCTAAAGACAAGAAAAAAGGTTTTTTCTCATGGTTGGGGTTTGGGCGTAAAAATGAAGAAGAAACCCAGCAACAAGAAGCTCAACAGAATGATAATGATATAATCAAGGACGTTGAAAAACAATCAACCCATGAAGCTGCGGTAGATGCCGCAACAGCCGAAGTAGAACGCCAACATCAAGCAGAGCAAGCCGCGATTAAAGCCGCTGAAGACGAAGCTGAACGTCAGTATGAAGCACAGCAAGCTGAGATTGAGGCAGCAACAGAGCAAGCAGAACGTGAGCGAGAAGCGAAACTAGCAGAACTCCAAGCCGCCCAAGAGCAAGCAGAACAAGCGCGTCAGGAAGCCCAAGAGAAAAAACTAGCGGAAGAAAAAGCTGAGCGTGAGCGTCAAGAAGCTGAAGCAATGCGTATTGCTGAAGAAGAAATGGAACGTCAGCGTCAGCTTGAGCTAGCTGCGATTCAAGCGGCAGAGGAGGCCGAAGAGCAACGCCGTCAGGCGGAGTTAGCTGTCATTCAAGCAGCCGAAGAACACGCGGAACGTGAGCGCCAAGCAGCAGAAGTCGCACGTTTAGCCGAAGAACAAGCGGAACGTGAACGCCAAGCAGCAGAAGCGGCACGTTTAGCCGAAGAACAAGCAGAACGCGAACGCCAAGCAGCAGAAGCGGCACGCTTAGCCGAAGAACAGGCTGAACGCGAGCGCCAAGCAGCAGAAGCGGCACGCTTAGCCGAAGAACAGGCTGAACGCGAGCGCCAAGCAGCAGAAGCGGCACGTTTAGCGGAAGAACAAGCCGAACGCGAGCGCCAAGCAGCAGAAGCAGCACGTTTAGCGGAAGAACAAGCCGAACGCGAACGTCAAGCAGCCGAAGAAGCCCGTTTAGCCGAAGAACAAGCGGAACGTGAGCACCAAGCAGCAGAAGAAGCGAGAATTGCAGAGGAAGAAGCTGAAGCTGAGCGCTTACGTTTAGAAGAAGAAAAAAATAATTCACCAACAGAGCAAGAAAAACCTAAAAAAGAAGGTTTCTTTGCTAGGCTAAAGAAAGGGTTATTAAAAACTCGCCAGAATTTAGGTTCAGGTTTTTTTGGGCTGTTTTCAGGTAAAAAAATTGATGATGACTTATTTGAAGAGCTAGAAGAACAGCTATTGATTGCCGATGTCGGGGTTGATACCACTCGTAAAATCATTGATAACTTAACGGCACATGCAAGCCGTAAAGAACTCAAGGATGCAGAAGCGTTATATGGCAAATTGCGTGAGGAAATGTCTGATATTTTAGCGAAAGTGGATAAACCACTCGTGATTGAAGATAAAAAACCCTATGTTATTCTTATGGTTGGTGTTAATGGGGTCGGGAAAACGACTACAATTGGTAAATTAGCACGTCAATATCAGTCGGAAGGAAAAAGCGTCATGTTAGCCGCGGGGGACACTTTCCGTGCAGCAGCCGTTGAGCAACTTCAAGTATGGGGTGAGCGTAATAAGATCCCTGTGGTAGCCCAACATACTGGTGCAGACCCTGCATCTGTTATTTTTGATGCAATTCAATCAGCACAAGCGAAAGGGGTTGATGTTTTAATTGCAGATACCGCTGGACGTTTACAAAATAAATCGCACTTGATGGAAGAGTTGAAAAAAATTGTTCGGGTAATGAAAAAACTCGATGAAAATGCTCCCCATGAAATTATGTTAACGCTAGATGCAAGTACTGGACAAAATGCGGTAAGTCAGGCAAAACTTTTTGATGATGCGGTCGGTCTAACAGGTATCACATTGACTAAACTCGATGGCACAGCAAAAGGTGGCGTAATTTTCTCTATTGCCGACCAATTTGGTATTCCAATTCGTTATATTGGTATTGGTGAGGGTATTGAAGATTTACGTCCATTTAAAGCAGATGACTTTATCGAGGCTCTATTTGCCCGAGAGGAATAA
- the livG gene encoding high-affinity branched-chain amino acid ABC transporter ATP-binding protein LivG — protein MSHITTPLLQVNGLTMRFGGLLAVNNVELTINQGEIVSLIGPNGAGKTTIFNCLTGFYKPTSGTILYREKHLEGLTGQAIARLGVIRTFQHVRLFKEMTVIENLLVAQHQHLKSGIFSGLLKTPAFRRAESEALDNAVKWLERVDLLPFANRQAGNLAYGQQRRLEIARCMVTRPEILMLDEPAAGLNPKETNDLDDLIAELRTHHNVSILLIEHDMKLVMGISDRIYVVNQGTPLANGTPSEIRQHPDVIKAYLGEAY, from the coding sequence ATGAGTCATATAACCACGCCTTTGTTACAAGTGAATGGCTTAACAATGCGTTTTGGTGGGTTACTTGCCGTCAATAATGTTGAGTTAACTATTAATCAAGGGGAAATCGTCTCACTGATTGGCCCAAATGGGGCGGGTAAAACCACCATTTTTAACTGTTTAACCGGTTTTTATAAGCCGACCAGTGGCACGATTTTATATCGAGAAAAACATCTTGAGGGACTGACCGGGCAGGCGATTGCACGCCTTGGTGTCATCCGAACATTTCAGCATGTGCGGTTGTTTAAAGAAATGACGGTGATTGAAAATTTACTTGTGGCGCAGCATCAACATTTAAAAAGTGGCATTTTTTCTGGGTTATTGAAAACCCCTGCATTTCGTCGAGCAGAGTCTGAAGCGCTTGATAATGCGGTAAAATGGCTTGAGCGTGTTGATTTACTCCCCTTTGCAAATCGCCAAGCGGGTAATTTAGCCTATGGTCAGCAGCGTCGGTTAGAAATTGCTCGCTGTATGGTCACTCGTCCTGAAATTTTAATGCTGGATGAACCTGCGGCAGGCCTTAACCCTAAAGAAACCAATGATTTGGATGACTTAATTGCTGAGTTGCGTACTCATCATAATGTTTCAATTCTATTAATTGAACATGATATGAAATTAGTCATGGGAATTTCAGATCGTATTTATGTCGTGAATCAAGGAACGCCATTGGCGAATGGCACACCGAGTGAGATTCGCCAACATCCAGATGTGATAAAAGCCTATTTGGGGGAAGCTTACTGA
- the panM gene encoding aspartate 1-decarboxylase autocleavage activator PanM — protein MRLTIIPLVNPTEQQYLDLHKIWPDQSPFELAKMCKAGEQFYAARFNDRLLGAAKITVDHSTATLWDFCVREVTRRRGVGSYLLEEICQTIPDITLWKFDISGVALQEKEAMQLFLSANGFNATAQPDIWEKQHEVK, from the coding sequence ATGAGACTCACTATTATCCCGCTGGTCAATCCTACTGAGCAACAATATCTGGACTTACATAAAATCTGGCCTGACCAGAGCCCTTTTGAGCTAGCCAAAATGTGTAAAGCAGGTGAGCAATTTTATGCAGCTCGCTTTAATGACCGCCTTCTTGGCGCAGCAAAAATTACTGTGGATCATAGCACTGCCACTTTGTGGGATTTTTGTGTGCGAGAGGTCACTCGCCGACGAGGTGTAGGATCATATTTATTAGAAGAAATTTGCCAAACAATCCCTGATATTACACTATGGAAATTTGACATTAGTGGGGTTGCCCTGCAAGAAAAAGAAGCAATGCAGCTTTTCTTGTCGGCAAATGGCTTCAATGCCACCGCACAACCTGATATATGGGAAAAACAGCATGAAGTTAAATAA